In Pedosphaera parvula Ellin514, the following are encoded in one genomic region:
- a CDS encoding phosphoketolase family protein: MEGAEETALLRKMDAYWRAANYLSVGQIYLMKNPLLRRPLKRDDIKPRLLGHWGTTPGLNFIYVHLNRVIKEHDLSMIYLAGPGHGGPGVVANAYLEGTYSEVYHEISQSERGMQRLFKQFSFPGGIPSHAAPETPGSINEGGELGYVLTHAFGAVFDNPELIAAAVIGDGEAETGPLATSWHSNKFLNPVHDGAVLPILHLNGYKIAGPTVLARLPHHELRSLLEGYGYKPYFVEGVEPLATHRLMASVLDVVIAEITGIQQKARAEGFKTRPMWPMIVLRSPKGWTGPKVVDSVQIEGTFRAHQVPMADMDKPEHIRILERWMKSYQPEKLFDQKGSLRPELAELAPKGDRRMSANPNANGGQLLRDLQLPDFYDYAVKVLRPGAAQVSATTVQGQFIRDVLRLNEERKNFRVFSPDETASNRWSAVFEVTERCSTAEILPSDYKVSPDGRVMEVLSEHMCQGWLEGYLLTGRHGFFSCYEAFIHIVDSMFNQHAKWLEATRHIPWRKPVASLNYLLTSHVWRQDHNGFSHQDPGFIDVVANKRSEVIRIYLPPDANTLLSVTDHCLRSRNYVNVIVAGKQLAPQWLDMDAAVKHCTLGIGIWDWASNDKGFEPDVVMACAGDVPTMETLAAVDLMRLNFPDLKIRMVNVVDLMRLQPASEHPHGMTDKNFDVLFTKDKPVIFAFHGYPMLIHKLTYRRANHSNIHVRGYKERGTTTTPFDMVVLNDLDRFHLVMDVIDRVPKLGSRAAYVKQALLRKLIDHKRYIREHGEDMPEVRNWKWSGEKFGD; this comes from the coding sequence ATGGAAGGTGCGGAAGAGACGGCGCTGCTTCGCAAGATGGATGCCTATTGGCGGGCGGCAAACTACCTTTCAGTGGGGCAGATTTACCTGATGAAGAATCCGCTGTTAAGGCGTCCCCTAAAACGAGACGATATCAAGCCGCGTTTACTGGGGCATTGGGGAACAACGCCGGGATTAAACTTCATCTATGTTCATCTGAACCGGGTCATCAAGGAGCATGATTTGAGCATGATTTACCTTGCGGGTCCGGGGCACGGGGGACCGGGAGTGGTGGCCAATGCCTATCTCGAAGGAACATATAGCGAAGTCTATCATGAAATTTCACAGAGCGAGCGAGGCATGCAGCGGTTGTTCAAGCAGTTTTCCTTTCCTGGCGGGATTCCCAGTCATGCGGCACCTGAAACGCCGGGCTCCATCAATGAAGGGGGCGAGCTGGGCTACGTTTTGACACATGCCTTTGGTGCGGTGTTTGATAATCCCGAACTGATCGCTGCCGCAGTGATTGGCGATGGAGAGGCGGAGACCGGGCCGTTGGCAACGAGCTGGCATTCGAACAAATTTTTAAATCCGGTTCATGACGGGGCAGTGCTGCCGATATTGCATCTGAACGGGTATAAAATTGCTGGTCCGACGGTGCTGGCACGATTGCCGCATCATGAATTGAGATCGTTGCTCGAAGGATACGGTTACAAACCGTATTTCGTTGAGGGGGTTGAGCCGTTGGCCACGCATCGATTGATGGCTTCGGTGTTGGATGTGGTGATAGCTGAAATCACAGGGATTCAACAAAAGGCACGGGCTGAAGGGTTCAAGACACGGCCCATGTGGCCGATGATTGTGCTGCGTTCGCCAAAAGGCTGGACCGGGCCAAAGGTAGTGGACAGCGTTCAGATTGAAGGCACTTTTCGCGCGCACCAGGTTCCGATGGCCGATATGGATAAACCGGAACACATCAGGATTCTGGAGCGCTGGATGAAAAGTTATCAGCCGGAGAAACTCTTCGATCAAAAGGGATCCTTGCGACCGGAATTGGCTGAGTTGGCACCGAAGGGCGATCGACGGATGAGTGCGAATCCGAATGCGAATGGCGGACAATTGTTGCGGGATTTGCAACTGCCTGATTTTTACGATTACGCCGTAAAAGTTTTGCGACCGGGGGCGGCGCAGGTGTCAGCCACGACCGTGCAGGGACAGTTCATCCGGGATGTTTTGAGGCTGAATGAGGAGAGGAAAAACTTTAGAGTGTTTAGTCCGGATGAAACGGCATCCAACCGCTGGAGCGCGGTGTTCGAAGTCACAGAACGTTGCTCGACAGCTGAAATTCTACCGAGCGATTACAAAGTGTCACCGGATGGCCGCGTGATGGAAGTCTTGAGCGAGCATATGTGCCAGGGCTGGCTCGAGGGTTATTTGTTGACGGGGCGACATGGTTTCTTTTCCTGCTACGAAGCGTTTATTCACATCGTCGATTCCATGTTCAATCAGCATGCGAAATGGTTGGAGGCGACGCGTCACATTCCGTGGCGAAAGCCGGTGGCATCGCTGAATTATCTTTTGACGTCGCATGTGTGGAGACAGGATCACAATGGCTTCAGTCATCAGGACCCGGGTTTCATCGATGTGGTGGCGAATAAACGGTCCGAGGTGATACGGATTTATCTGCCGCCGGATGCGAATACACTGTTATCAGTCACGGATCATTGTTTGCGCAGCCGTAATTATGTGAATGTGATTGTCGCCGGAAAACAGCTCGCACCGCAATGGCTCGATATGGATGCGGCCGTGAAGCATTGCACGTTGGGGATCGGCATCTGGGACTGGGCAAGCAATGATAAGGGATTTGAACCCGATGTGGTAATGGCCTGCGCGGGTGATGTTCCAACGATGGAGACGCTGGCCGCAGTGGATTTAATGCGCTTGAACTTTCCAGATTTGAAGATTCGAATGGTGAACGTGGTCGATTTGATGCGTCTGCAGCCGGCCAGCGAGCATCCACATGGAATGACTGATAAAAACTTTGACGTTCTTTTTACGAAGGACAAGCCGGTCATTTTTGCATTTCATGGGTATCCGATGTTGATCCACAAATTGACGTATCGCCGTGCCAACCACTCCAACATCCATGTCCGTGGGTACAAGGAGAGGGGGACGACTACGACGCCCTTCGACATGGTAGTTTTAAATGACCTTGATCGTTTTCACCTGGTGATGGATGTCATTGATCGGGTGCCAAAGCTGGGTTCCAGGGCGGCCTACGTTAAACAGGCGCTCCTGCGCAAGTTAATCGACCATAAGCGATATATCCGCGAGCACGGAGAGGATATGCCTGAGGTGAGAAATTGGAAGTGGAGCGGAGAGAAATTTGGTGATTGA
- a CDS encoding acetate/propionate family kinase, which produces MERGKMTIPREPDRVLTINAGSSSLKFALFEGQDLLARRLIGKFERIGFSDALFTATDLKTKRSWEKHMALKDHAACLPLLREVLGEADMLSVHVISHRIVHGGMHLREPRVVTEELIRELRSLRLFAPEHLPAEIALLSEFSRYYPETPQVACFDTAFHRDMPRVSQLLPIPRRYDEKGVRRYGFHGLSYSYLMRELQRIDREAARGKIILAHLGNGASMAAVKEGRGIDTTMAFTPAAGLVMSTRTGDLDPGLMAYFARAEDMTATQFNEMVNKQSGLLGVSELSSDIRDLLARESNDVRAAEAIALFCHQARKWIGALSAALGGLDTLIFSGGIGENSVVIRKRICEGLEFLGIEVDQRANETNAPIISKAEARAIVRVIPTDEELSLAEAAVEVLGQRSEAGSFKPKIKIEGMV; this is translated from the coding sequence ATGGAGAGAGGTAAAATGACCATACCAAGGGAACCAGACAGGGTATTAACCATTAACGCCGGATCGTCCAGCCTCAAGTTCGCGCTTTTTGAGGGGCAAGATTTACTGGCCCGGAGATTGATTGGAAAGTTTGAGCGAATTGGTTTTTCAGACGCGCTGTTTACCGCGACGGACTTGAAGACAAAGAGGAGCTGGGAGAAGCACATGGCATTAAAAGATCATGCTGCATGTCTGCCATTGCTGCGCGAAGTGCTTGGTGAAGCGGATATGCTTTCTGTCCACGTGATCAGCCACCGCATAGTTCATGGGGGCATGCATTTGCGAGAGCCGCGAGTAGTCACCGAGGAGTTGATAAGGGAGTTGCGCAGTTTGCGCTTGTTTGCGCCGGAGCATTTGCCGGCGGAGATTGCCTTACTGTCAGAGTTCAGCCGATATTACCCTGAGACACCGCAAGTGGCTTGTTTCGACACGGCATTTCATCGGGATATGCCACGCGTGAGCCAGTTGCTGCCGATTCCGCGGCGCTATGATGAAAAGGGAGTGCGGCGTTATGGGTTTCATGGGCTGTCCTATTCCTACCTGATGCGGGAGTTGCAGAGAATTGACCGGGAGGCAGCGAGGGGCAAGATAATCCTGGCGCATTTGGGTAATGGCGCGAGCATGGCGGCGGTGAAGGAGGGCAGGGGCATCGACACCACGATGGCCTTTACCCCGGCTGCCGGTCTGGTGATGAGCACGCGGACGGGAGATCTGGATCCCGGGTTGATGGCCTACTTTGCGCGCGCCGAGGATATGACGGCAACTCAGTTCAATGAAATGGTGAACAAGCAGTCGGGATTGTTGGGGGTTTCTGAACTGAGTTCCGACATCCGTGATTTGCTGGCCAGGGAAAGCAATGATGTTCGTGCGGCTGAAGCTATTGCACTCTTTTGTCACCAGGCCCGAAAATGGATCGGGGCGCTGAGCGCGGCCTTGGGCGGGTTGGACACATTGATTTTTTCAGGGGGCATTGGGGAGAATTCCGTGGTGATCAGGAAGCGCATTTGCGAAGGGCTTGAGTTTCTGGGCATTGAAGTGGATCAGCGCGCGAACGAAACCAATGCGCCAATCATTAGCAAAGCTGAGGCGAGGGCAATTGTGAGAGTCATCCCGACGGATGAGGAATTAAGCCTTGCTGAAGCTGCAGTTGAAGTGCTGGGCCAGAGAAGTGAGGCTGGCTCATTCAAACCAAAAATTAAAATAGAAGGAATGGTATGA
- a CDS encoding DUF2267 domain-containing protein — protein MTFDHFVGQVQHRARLSSLGAAVRAIQATLPAFAARLTAEETKDLASQLPREIAFYLQVSEHSVPLKLHDFFQLVSAQEQTHLPDAVYHARVVLEVLKEAVSEGEVSDIKAQLPEDWRALIDSGSQGHLHLPELTAH, from the coding sequence ATGACATTCGATCATTTCGTAGGACAGGTTCAACATCGCGCTCGCCTCAGCTCACTAGGAGCTGCTGTTCGCGCCATCCAGGCCACACTGCCAGCTTTCGCTGCACGACTTACAGCCGAGGAAACCAAGGACCTCGCTTCCCAACTGCCACGGGAAATCGCCTTCTATTTACAGGTGAGCGAGCACAGTGTCCCCTTGAAGTTGCACGATTTTTTTCAACTGGTAAGCGCCCAGGAACAAACGCACCTTCCCGATGCCGTCTATCATGCGCGTGTGGTTCTTGAAGTCTTGAAGGAAGCTGTCTCCGAGGGAGAGGTATCCGACATTAAGGCACAACTGCCTGAGGACTGGCGCGCATTGATCGACTCCGGCAGTCAGGGCCATTTGCATCTGCCCGAACTGACTGCGCATTGA
- a CDS encoding CBM96 family carbohydrate-binding protein, which translates to MLAVIQPVFAGTISLIATTNQLGPTPTILGYNSGHFYPGSNTRDWWRYSGVNGARFFLPTKEFEPFSSSPPAAVTNQTSFLAQRDALRVDPARSPWIDWPAFTNRFEHEPLGGMVFGYALREVRHLNLQVCAQITGTQFAFPIAGSNDWSGQWKFWLHCYAQAFYLARQFDVQRFQYFNEPNHSNAGGITVPDYFRRFQLASDAFQSAIVDVNRLQGKSLIPIILAPVSAGSPDGIYPAWGRPLVQNRHLNFLGLTNSNFSLLHKYDYHQYNSAPERFGVTASNLNMLIARDTSPEKAPPLTLTEFNVHTAGKFLELSETLDSPSQYPQLAAKVINLFDNSADELYCFKFSQTDYRLGIKKNGTHYVDNTNAPYNIGTITKAGEVWRLINKGFKAGRTRLELTYSSSSPSFYAAACYDPSNDRHYILSANTTNKSMALTLDLAAWNIPSTNHLLIEEVSEACYGGVKSWKPLKSNRALSEIQPPDSVWLITVSTRPETQSVTIPVSEFASIRDGKYKNTAYLSGSMLRIQNNSTNADYRAVTYLKFHLPSKDRTNIQSAFLDLTAHTVNNAPLAYAHIYAIDGNSVLFTSSLSWSTSPNLLQNVPGGNTYTNNFIMGAGDSAHLIGQLVAIHKPRQQLIDLTDYVRHTTNTNLTFLLVRQNGFQGDDADASALAISSKSEYLPSLTIVR; encoded by the coding sequence ATGCTCGCTGTTATACAGCCCGTCTTTGCTGGCACAATTTCCTTGATCGCGACCACCAACCAACTCGGTCCCACGCCCACCATCCTCGGCTATAACTCCGGCCATTTTTATCCCGGCAGTAATACCAGGGATTGGTGGAGATATTCTGGTGTTAATGGCGCCCGCTTTTTTCTACCCACGAAGGAGTTTGAACCTTTCTCTTCCTCACCGCCTGCTGCCGTCACCAATCAAACTTCCTTTCTCGCTCAGCGTGATGCATTGCGCGTTGATCCTGCTAGATCTCCCTGGATTGACTGGCCCGCATTTACCAACCGCTTTGAACACGAACCGCTTGGTGGCATGGTCTTTGGTTACGCCCTGCGCGAGGTTCGCCACTTAAATCTCCAAGTCTGCGCCCAGATTACTGGAACTCAATTTGCCTTTCCAATTGCCGGCTCCAACGACTGGTCCGGCCAATGGAAATTTTGGTTGCATTGTTACGCTCAAGCCTTCTACCTCGCCCGTCAATTTGACGTGCAACGTTTTCAATATTTCAATGAGCCCAATCATTCCAACGCCGGAGGAATTACTGTTCCTGATTACTTTCGCCGCTTCCAACTTGCCTCCGATGCATTCCAGTCCGCGATAGTTGACGTAAACCGGCTCCAGGGCAAATCTCTGATACCCATCATCCTGGCTCCTGTCTCCGCCGGTTCCCCTGATGGCATCTATCCTGCATGGGGCCGTCCCCTCGTTCAAAATCGCCACCTCAATTTCCTCGGCCTGACGAATTCAAATTTCTCCCTCCTCCATAAATACGACTATCATCAGTACAATTCTGCCCCGGAACGCTTTGGCGTCACCGCTTCGAACCTGAACATGCTGATTGCGCGGGATACCTCACCCGAAAAAGCTCCTCCACTGACGCTCACCGAGTTCAACGTTCACACCGCCGGCAAATTCCTCGAGCTGAGCGAGACGCTCGATTCGCCATCGCAATACCCACAACTTGCAGCGAAGGTCATCAACCTGTTTGATAACTCGGCCGACGAACTCTACTGCTTCAAATTCAGTCAGACCGACTATCGCCTCGGCATAAAAAAGAACGGCACTCACTACGTGGATAACACCAACGCCCCTTACAATATTGGCACCATCACGAAAGCGGGTGAAGTCTGGCGTCTGATCAACAAAGGTTTTAAGGCCGGGCGCACCCGACTCGAACTCACATATTCCTCCAGTTCTCCCAGCTTCTATGCAGCGGCCTGTTATGATCCCAGCAACGACCGCCATTACATTCTAAGCGCAAACACGACCAACAAAAGCATGGCTCTCACACTTGACCTCGCTGCCTGGAATATTCCTTCAACCAACCACCTGCTTATCGAAGAAGTCAGCGAAGCCTGTTACGGCGGCGTCAAATCGTGGAAACCGCTCAAATCCAACCGCGCACTTTCAGAAATCCAACCGCCCGATTCCGTCTGGCTCATCACCGTTTCAACCCGTCCTGAGACTCAATCCGTCACCATTCCTGTTTCGGAATTCGCCTCAATTCGTGACGGCAAATATAAAAACACTGCATACCTTTCCGGTTCTATGCTCCGAATCCAGAACAACTCCACCAATGCAGATTATCGCGCTGTCACTTACTTAAAATTCCACCTTCCTTCCAAAGACCGCACCAACATTCAATCCGCATTTCTTGATCTGACGGCTCACACCGTCAACAACGCCCCACTCGCCTATGCCCACATCTATGCCATTGATGGGAATTCTGTGCTCTTCACCTCCTCTCTCTCGTGGTCGACTTCACCCAATCTCTTGCAAAATGTTCCAGGCGGAAACACTTATACCAATAATTTTATTATGGGCGCAGGCGACTCAGCTCATCTCATCGGCCAGTTGGTTGCCATCCACAAGCCGCGTCAGCAGCTGATCGATTTGACCGATTACGTGCGCCACACCACCAATACCAATCTCACTTTCCTGCTCGTCCGCCAAAATGGTTTTCAAGGTGACGATGCCGATGCCTCTGCCTTGGCCATATCCAGCAAATCCGAATATCTGCCAAGTTTAACAATAGTCCGATAA
- a CDS encoding YceK/YidQ family lipoprotein → MKKSSFNISLSLLVAALTGCSSVASHVNNPHAGAYAGVRQNFHDIDHPEDAKFSSYKWVNYLDVPFSATSDAITLPIDLALHSPAKEVKDGAEPTP, encoded by the coding sequence ATGAAAAAATCCTCCTTCAACATCTCTCTCAGCTTATTAGTCGCGGCTCTGACAGGTTGCTCCTCTGTCGCGTCGCATGTCAATAATCCGCATGCCGGTGCCTATGCCGGTGTGAGGCAAAACTTTCACGATATCGATCATCCGGAAGATGCGAAATTCTCCTCCTACAAATGGGTGAACTATCTGGACGTTCCGTTCTCTGCCACCTCGGACGCCATTACTCTGCCCATTGATCTCGCCCTGCACTCACCAGCCAAAGAGGTGAAAGACGGCGCTGAACCGACGCCCTGA
- a CDS encoding endonuclease/exonuclease/phosphatase family protein produces the protein MPSIRFSALTASVPADITFGMGCLFLRCIVIISAWLFLHSPLFAADTFRVACYNVENYLDEKTGTRPLKTDAAKAKIRESICALKPDVIALEEMGSTNALLELQGSLKSEGLDLPYWEHVAGFDTNIHVAVLSKFPFTAHHPHTNDAFLLNGRRFQVSRGFAEVDIQPTTNYSFTLIAAHLKSRRQIAAADESELRLEEAKVLREIIDARLAANPNLNLIVLGDFNDLHDSAPIKTILGGRSKKGLIDTRPAERNGDDHSHTDRRVASRNITWTHFYAKEDTYSRVDYILLSHGIAREWNTNESYVLSIPNWGTGSDHRPLVASFTAQDK, from the coding sequence ATGCCGTCAATCCGCTTTTCAGCTTTGACGGCTTCCGTGCCGGCAGATATTACTTTCGGCATGGGTTGCCTTTTCCTGCGTTGCATAGTGATCATATCAGCCTGGCTGTTTCTGCATTCCCCTTTGTTCGCCGCGGATACTTTCCGCGTTGCCTGCTATAACGTTGAAAACTATTTGGACGAAAAAACCGGAACCCGTCCCCTCAAAACAGACGCAGCCAAAGCGAAAATTCGTGAAAGTATTTGTGCGCTAAAACCTGATGTCATCGCCCTGGAAGAAATGGGGAGCACCAACGCTCTGCTCGAACTCCAAGGCTCTCTCAAATCCGAAGGCCTCGATCTTCCCTACTGGGAACACGTCGCCGGCTTCGATACGAATATCCACGTCGCCGTCCTGAGCAAGTTCCCCTTCACCGCCCATCATCCTCACACGAATGACGCCTTTCTCCTCAACGGTCGTCGCTTTCAGGTCAGCCGCGGCTTTGCCGAAGTCGATATCCAGCCAACCACCAATTACTCATTCACCCTGATCGCCGCTCACTTGAAATCCCGACGCCAGATCGCCGCCGCTGATGAATCGGAACTTCGACTTGAAGAAGCCAAAGTCCTTCGTGAAATCATCGATGCCCGTCTCGCTGCCAATCCCAATCTTAACCTTATTGTGCTGGGCGACTTCAATGACCTCCACGATTCCGCCCCCATCAAAACCATTCTCGGCGGCCGCAGCAAAAAAGGGCTGATCGACACCCGCCCCGCCGAACGCAATGGTGATGACCACTCTCACACTGACCGGCGAGTCGCCTCTCGCAACATCACCTGGACACATTTTTACGCCAAAGAAGATACCTATAGCCGCGTTGACTATATCCTGCTATCCCACGGCATTGCCCGTGAATGGAACACCAACGAATCTTATGTCCTCAGCATTCCAAACTGGGGCACCGGTTCTGACCACCGCCCACTCGTGGCTTCTTTCACAGCGCAAGATAAGTAA
- a CDS encoding serine/threonine protein kinase produces MLFNSGSQTGSGTSAQPGQFGPYFLREMINSGGMADIWLATDKENQTFAVRLLHKDLKFDFTARKRFLQGCEILSKIHNHDCVIGYYDHGKMEGTLYCVMEYVEGANLKELYASHDPVLLENVGNIIIDMATGLEHVHESGFMHLDFKPENVLVTRNANVRVADFDLSQPIPDKPRKASKNPGTPSYMAPEQLMREAFDQRVDIFAFGVAAYELLTNVKPFPGESPAEILNKQVDRSGFLKPREQNPDIPLALEKIILRCLEQDPDKRYPFMTVMAHELKTALYV; encoded by the coding sequence GTGTTGTTTAACTCAGGAAGTCAAACAGGTTCAGGAACCTCGGCACAGCCGGGGCAGTTTGGTCCATATTTTCTCCGTGAGATGATTAATAGCGGAGGGATGGCGGATATCTGGCTCGCCACGGACAAGGAGAACCAAACCTTCGCGGTGAGATTACTGCATAAGGACTTGAAGTTCGATTTCACGGCACGAAAACGGTTTCTACAGGGATGCGAGATTCTCTCCAAGATTCATAATCATGATTGTGTTATTGGCTATTACGATCATGGTAAAATGGAGGGGACGCTCTACTGCGTGATGGAATACGTGGAAGGCGCAAATCTGAAGGAACTCTATGCCAGCCACGATCCGGTGTTGTTGGAGAACGTGGGGAATATCATCATTGATATGGCCACCGGGCTTGAGCATGTCCACGAGAGCGGCTTTATGCACCTGGACTTCAAGCCGGAGAATGTGCTGGTCACGCGGAATGCCAATGTGCGGGTGGCAGACTTTGATCTCTCGCAGCCTATTCCAGACAAGCCCAGGAAGGCGTCCAAGAATCCCGGCACTCCCTCTTACATGGCTCCAGAGCAGTTAATGCGCGAGGCATTTGATCAACGGGTGGATATTTTTGCTTTTGGCGTGGCTGCCTACGAGCTATTGACGAATGTGAAGCCGTTTCCGGGGGAAAGTCCGGCGGAGATATTAAACAAACAGGTGGATCGATCCGGGTTCCTGAAACCCCGTGAACAGAATCCTGACATTCCGCTGGCCCTGGAAAAGATTATTTTACGCTGCCTGGAACAGGACCCGGACAAGCGGTATCCTTTTATGACCGTGATGGCGCATGAGTTGAAGACGGCGTTGTACGTTTAA
- a CDS encoding CPBP family intramembrane glutamic endopeptidase codes for MRPLRSLLLFILFVFVGGALLAPQLYFLLQKVAPTSHLLSAGFHRYINRSLICLALIGIWPLLKSLGATSWKELGLVKPIGQLKNWAAGFVLGFGSLACLALIVLLSHGRILNHDLSSNVLGKKVGEAVIAALSVSIIEEILFRGAIFGALRRIWNWRTALLISSMIYAIVHFFQKNDISGPITWYSGFNQLLHMLSGFINLQQVIPGFFNLTLAGIILGVAYQKTGNLYLSMGLHAGWIFWLKFYGTLTQPLPGSNVWFWGSENPTTGWLALIVLLGAFLVLQQLLPQKRPKNPA; via the coding sequence ATGCGACCGCTCCGCTCATTGCTGCTTTTTATACTGTTCGTCTTTGTAGGCGGCGCTTTGCTGGCTCCCCAGCTTTATTTTCTCCTCCAAAAAGTTGCTCCGACATCGCACCTTTTATCGGCTGGTTTCCATCGATATATCAACCGCTCTTTGATCTGCCTGGCCCTGATCGGTATTTGGCCGTTGCTCAAGAGCTTGGGGGCAACCTCATGGAAGGAACTGGGATTGGTCAAACCGATTGGCCAGCTGAAAAACTGGGCTGCCGGATTTGTCCTGGGTTTTGGCTCTCTCGCCTGCCTTGCTCTGATTGTTCTGCTATCCCATGGAAGAATCCTCAACCACGATCTCTCATCCAATGTCCTTGGCAAAAAAGTGGGTGAGGCAGTCATTGCAGCATTGTCAGTATCGATTATTGAGGAAATCCTTTTTCGAGGCGCCATATTTGGAGCTCTTCGTCGAATTTGGAATTGGCGAACCGCTTTGCTGATCAGCAGCATGATCTACGCAATCGTACACTTTTTCCAAAAAAACGATATCTCCGGTCCCATCACCTGGTATTCAGGCTTCAACCAACTCCTCCACATGCTCTCCGGCTTCATCAACCTTCAACAGGTAATCCCGGGCTTTTTTAATCTCACGCTGGCCGGCATTATTCTGGGTGTCGCTTATCAGAAAACAGGTAATTTGTACCTTTCCATGGGCTTACACGCCGGATGGATATTCTGGCTGAAGTTTTACGGAACGCTCACCCAGCCACTTCCAGGTTCTAACGTCTGGTTTTGGGGTAGTGAGAATCCAACTACTGGCTGGCTGGCATTGATCGTTTTGTTGGGTGCATTTTTAGTTCTCCAGCAGCTACTCCCCCAAAAGCGACCAAAGAACCCGGCATGA
- a CDS encoding ComF family protein, with protein sequence MELHFRTARSAVTAEGMVLDIVHRYKYQRHMWFEAFLADLLIRQAAKILTQEQWDMIIPVPLHPAKQHEREFNQAERLAARLSLATGIPVNKKLLQRVEPTRTQTQLSRNERMANVGKAFSLRSTQGLNGKKLVILDDVFTTGATTSACAKLLKPAGVADICVWTVARGL encoded by the coding sequence ATGGAACTTCATTTCCGAACTGCCCGCTCTGCCGTCACTGCGGAAGGAATGGTTCTCGACATTGTTCACCGTTATAAGTACCAGCGCCATATGTGGTTTGAGGCATTTCTGGCCGACCTTCTCATCCGACAGGCGGCAAAAATCCTCACTCAGGAGCAATGGGACATGATTATTCCAGTTCCTTTGCATCCCGCCAAGCAGCATGAACGTGAGTTTAATCAAGCGGAACGTCTTGCCGCCCGGCTCTCACTCGCCACGGGCATTCCCGTGAACAAAAAGCTCCTCCAGAGAGTCGAACCCACTCGAACACAGACCCAACTCAGCCGTAATGAGCGCATGGCCAACGTCGGAAAAGCTTTCAGCCTGCGTTCCACTCAAGGCCTAAATGGCAAAAAGCTGGTGATTCTGGACGATGTTTTTACCACTGGCGCAACTACCAGTGCTTGTGCCAAGCTATTGAAGCCTGCGGGTGTTGCGGATATATGTGTTTGGACCGTGGCCCGTGGACTTTAG
- the accD gene encoding acetyl-CoA carboxylase, carboxyltransferase subunit beta, whose translation MATTQFNKKSLGIDAPEPAVTPPAATTGSTSFAKKPKIGSGKSKKREIPEGLWTKCPKCSTMVFDKELDENLKVCPHCQHHFSISARERVHSLVETCSFEEMDAEMTSKDILSFTGVATYASKLSEYQKSTGQKDAVITGIARIGNHRVALGVMDFSFLGGSMGSVVGEKLTRLIESGTEKSLPVIIISTSGGARMYEGMFSLMQMAKTCGALAYHAKSKLPYISVLTHPTTAGVMASYASVGDLIIAEPGAMIGFAGPRVIKDTTQAELPPGFQTAEFLLDRGLIDAIVPRKEMKNQLITYMDFMLAGQKKSAA comes from the coding sequence ATGGCGACCACTCAATTTAACAAAAAGTCCCTGGGCATCGACGCTCCCGAACCGGCCGTCACGCCGCCTGCCGCAACCACCGGCAGCACTAGTTTTGCCAAGAAGCCCAAGATTGGCTCCGGAAAATCCAAGAAAAGGGAGATTCCTGAAGGTCTCTGGACCAAGTGCCCGAAATGCAGCACGATGGTTTTCGATAAGGAGCTGGACGAGAATCTGAAGGTCTGCCCTCACTGCCAACACCACTTTTCCATCAGTGCTCGTGAACGAGTCCACTCGCTCGTGGAAACCTGCTCCTTTGAGGAAATGGATGCTGAAATGACCAGCAAGGACATTCTCAGCTTCACCGGTGTGGCAACCTACGCTTCAAAACTTTCGGAATACCAAAAATCGACCGGTCAGAAAGATGCCGTTATTACCGGCATTGCTCGCATCGGGAACCATCGAGTTGCCTTGGGGGTTATGGACTTCAGCTTTCTTGGCGGTTCCATGGGTTCAGTGGTGGGTGAAAAGTTGACCCGGCTTATTGAGAGTGGCACGGAAAAAAGTTTGCCTGTTATTATCATTTCCACTAGTGGTGGTGCTCGTATGTATGAGGGCATGTTCAGCCTCATGCAGATGGCCAAAACCTGCGGTGCTCTGGCTTATCATGCCAAAAGCAAGCTCCCCTACATCAGCGTTTTGACTCACCCCACGACTGCCGGAGTTATGGCCAGCTACGCCAGCGTCGGCGACCTGATCATTGCTGAACCCGGCGCCATGATCGGTTTCGCCGGTCCTCGTGTTATCAAAGATACAACCCAAGCCGAGCTGCCTCCCGGTTTTCAAACCGCTGAATTCCTCCTCGACCGTGGACTCATCGACGCCATCGTCCCGCGCAAGGAGATGAAAAATCAATTAATTACCTACATGGATTTTATGCTGGCAGGGCAAAAGAAAAGCGCTGCTTAA